From bacterium:
GTCACCGCTTTTCCGTTTTTCAAAGTGCGGCTCATGCCAAGCATCATATCGCCTGCAGGTCTCATCCAAACTTCTTCGTAAATCTCCGCGGAATCCCGGTTCTCCCAGCATCCACTGAGCTTTTCGAAAGAGGTGAGATTACTGGCTGACGCGGTTGTGACAAACAGAAACAATACTAGAAAAGCCATTCTTATGGAGGTATTGTACTCTGTCTAGCAGTTCTGCAAGCGCGAAAACTATTGCGTCGCGATGCTCAGTTTGTTCCAGGCCGACCAGCTCGACCCCGTCCATGTTCTTTGCCAGATGTTGTCATCGAGACCACGGGCAAAAACTGTCAGACTTCCCTTGCCGTCTGAAGCAACAGCGGGATCAGAAGACAATCCACCACCAAGATCCATCCATTGCGACCATTTGTTACCAGCAAAGTAGGAATGCAGCAGAGTCTTTTTTGAGCTGACGGCAAATACATCGATTACACCTGATCCGCGGAAAACAGCTGCAGGAGCGGAGTTCAGTGCTCCTCCGATTTTTTTCCAGGCCGACCAAACGGAACCATTCCAGTTTCTATGCCACAAGGAATGATCTCCTCCCTGTCCGAAAAGATCCAGTGAATTGGCGTTCGCGGATGCTACGGCGGGTCTTCCTAACACGTTTCCGCCCAAGCCTTGCCACGGCGACCAGGAGGTATTGGTTCGAGCAACATGCCAGACGCTTTGATCGGTTCCTAATGCGAATACATCCGTAC
This genomic window contains:
- a CDS encoding carbohydrate-binding protein, whose translation is ITSAPAASYNGANQIEVFARGADNSVWSRSWNGISWSSWTNRGGKITSGPAAVSWSSNRTDVFALGTDQSVWHVARTNTSWSPWQGLGGNVLGRPAVASANANSLDLFGQGGDHSLWHRNWNGSVWSAWKKIGGALNSAPAAVFRGSGVIDVFAVSSKKTLLHSYFAGNKWSQWMDLGGGLSSDPAVASDGKGSLTVFARGLDDNIWQRTWTGSSWSAWNKLSIATQ